In Marinobacter sp. LQ44, the following are encoded in one genomic region:
- the serB gene encoding phosphoserine phosphatase SerB produces MSELVLVNVSGRDKPGLTSEITGIMGQYYVRILDIGQAVIHDHLTWGILIEIPDESKSSPVIRDLLFRLHALDLQVRFAPITVEEYQAWAEGRNRACYIVTLLSRDIKAEQIARVSAITARHGLNIDNITRLSARPSLNQGENRIACVEFSVRGTPSDLEQLRADFLHIAGEMNVDIAFQEDSIFRRNRRLVVFDMDSTLIEAEVIDELAHEAGVGEQVAEITERAMQGELDFSQSFAERLALLKGLDESVLERIAGRLRMTEGAEHLIRSLKALGYRTAILSGGFTYFARHLQQKLGIDYVYANELDIVDGKVTGQVKGQIVDGKRKAELLLEIAEKEHISREQVIAVGDGANDLPMLSQAGLGVAFRAKPLVKESARHSISTLGLDAILYLIGFRESDTNQTLQNSSL; encoded by the coding sequence GTGAGTGAGCTGGTTCTGGTAAATGTGTCCGGGCGAGACAAGCCTGGATTGACCTCGGAGATTACCGGGATCATGGGGCAGTATTATGTCCGCATTCTGGATATTGGCCAGGCGGTGATTCACGACCACCTGACCTGGGGCATACTGATCGAGATCCCGGATGAGTCGAAATCGTCCCCGGTGATCCGTGACCTTCTTTTTCGGCTGCATGCCCTGGATCTTCAGGTGCGCTTTGCCCCCATCACCGTGGAGGAATACCAGGCATGGGCCGAAGGCCGTAACCGGGCCTGCTACATCGTTACTCTGCTATCCCGTGACATCAAGGCGGAACAGATCGCCCGGGTATCGGCCATTACGGCCCGGCATGGGCTGAATATCGACAACATTACCCGCCTTTCCGCACGCCCGTCGCTCAATCAGGGCGAGAACCGCATTGCCTGTGTCGAGTTTTCGGTGCGGGGAACGCCGTCAGACCTGGAACAACTTCGGGCGGACTTCCTGCATATTGCCGGTGAGATGAACGTGGACATCGCCTTCCAGGAAGACTCCATTTTCCGGCGAAACCGCCGGTTGGTGGTGTTTGATATGGACTCCACGCTGATTGAGGCGGAGGTGATCGATGAGCTGGCCCATGAGGCTGGCGTGGGCGAGCAGGTTGCGGAAATAACCGAGCGTGCCATGCAGGGTGAACTGGACTTCAGCCAGAGTTTTGCCGAGCGGCTGGCGCTGCTCAAAGGCCTGGATGAGTCGGTGCTTGAAAGAATTGCCGGTCGGCTGCGTATGACAGAGGGGGCAGAACATCTGATCCGAAGCCTGAAGGCGCTGGGCTACCGCACCGCGATTCTCTCCGGTGGCTTTACCTACTTTGCCCGCCACCTGCAGCAAAAACTGGGCATTGACTACGTTTATGCCAACGAACTGGACATTGTCGACGGCAAGGTGACCGGTCAGGTTAAGGGGCAGATCGTGGATGGTAAGCGCAAAGCCGAGCTGCTGCTCGAGATTGCCGAAAAAGAGCATATCTCAAGGGAGCAGGTCATCGCCGTGGGTGATGGTGCCAACGACTTGCCGATGCTGAGCCAGGCTGGCCTGGGCGTGGCCTTTCGTGCCAAGCCGCTGGTCAAGGAATCGGCTCGACACTCCATTTCCACCCTGGGCCTGGACGCCATTCTGTACCTGATCGGTTTTCGCGAAAGTGACACCAATCAGACTCTCCAGAACAGCAGCCTGTGA
- a CDS encoding GGDEF domain-containing response regulator, whose protein sequence is MQKKNATVHLLILDPSQNDAESMVSLLRNSGKATRAHRITSEEDLEEALKTSNWDLLLARDLEQEFGPDDALAMVKRMDKDIPFVLLTEEVSRERTVNIIRAGGQDAVPFEYKDLLVLVVKRELAALEERRRRRVLESHLREAEQRCQLLLESSKDAIAYINDGMHIYANQSYMEFLGYDDIDDLICIPVLDTLTPESQDKYKDFMKAFADDGKDGMTLNCTARRSDDQELNVTMSVSAATYDGEACTQIVLQPEHSDAELEEKLKQISSQDLLTGLYNRQYLMDALAQAIANAGKNNQTGALAYIALDNFISMKGQVGIAGADLLLGDLASLLKEQAGEEVTLARLSDDAFCLMCLPCDEKHMESIAERVRKAVEDHLFDINGKTVPLTVSIGVAAITENSPKAEELMGRAHIASAEVKKLEGHERGNGIVVYNPAQYESLDESNSVEAILKALDDNRFRLLFQPIINLRGEGEEHYEAFVRMLDKDNEEVSPYDFLPPMGPSDTAIKIDRWVILQTIKQLASHRSRGHDTRLFLNITAETLQDKTFTPWLSVALKAARLPGDSLIFQIREGDANNYMKQAKEFTKAVHELHSKVSIAQFGCALNPFNTLKHIDADYVKIDGSFTEEIQKSDEAKEQVKEMVKSLQNAGKLTIIPLVENASVLATLWQAGVNYIQGYYLQAPVPEMNYDFGDH, encoded by the coding sequence ATGCAGAAAAAAAACGCGACCGTACACCTGCTGATTCTTGATCCATCTCAAAATGATGCTGAATCCATGGTCAGCCTGCTCCGCAACTCGGGCAAGGCCACCCGGGCACACCGTATAACCTCGGAAGAAGATCTGGAAGAAGCCCTGAAAACCAGTAACTGGGACCTGCTGTTGGCCCGGGACCTGGAGCAGGAGTTCGGGCCAGATGACGCCCTGGCCATGGTCAAGCGCATGGACAAGGACATCCCCTTCGTTCTCCTGACCGAGGAAGTCAGCCGGGAAAGAACGGTGAACATTATCCGGGCCGGCGGGCAGGATGCTGTACCGTTCGAGTACAAGGATCTGCTCGTCCTGGTGGTGAAACGCGAATTGGCCGCCCTGGAAGAGCGCCGCCGTCGTCGGGTTCTGGAGTCCCACCTGCGTGAGGCCGAACAGCGCTGCCAGCTGCTTCTGGAAAGCTCCAAGGACGCCATCGCCTACATCAACGATGGCATGCACATCTACGCCAACCAGTCCTACATGGAGTTCCTGGGCTACGACGACATTGACGACCTTATCTGCATCCCGGTTCTCGATACCCTGACCCCGGAAAGCCAGGACAAGTACAAAGACTTCATGAAGGCCTTTGCCGATGATGGCAAGGACGGCATGACCCTGAACTGTACCGCACGCCGCAGCGACGATCAGGAATTGAACGTAACCATGTCTGTCTCTGCCGCCACCTATGATGGCGAAGCCTGCACGCAGATTGTATTGCAGCCAGAACACAGCGATGCAGAGCTGGAAGAAAAGCTCAAACAGATCAGCAGCCAGGATCTGCTTACGGGCCTGTATAACCGTCAATACCTGATGGATGCTCTGGCCCAGGCCATTGCCAATGCCGGCAAGAACAACCAGACCGGCGCCCTGGCCTACATCGCCCTGGACAACTTCATAAGCATGAAGGGCCAGGTCGGTATCGCCGGTGCCGATCTGTTGCTGGGTGATCTGGCCTCGCTGCTAAAAGAACAGGCCGGCGAGGAAGTGACGCTGGCCAGGCTGAGCGATGATGCCTTCTGCCTGATGTGCCTGCCCTGCGATGAGAAACATATGGAAAGCATTGCTGAGCGGGTCCGCAAAGCGGTTGAAGATCATCTGTTTGACATCAACGGCAAGACGGTACCGCTGACAGTGTCCATCGGTGTAGCCGCGATTACGGAGAATTCGCCCAAGGCAGAGGAACTGATGGGGCGTGCCCATATAGCCTCCGCTGAGGTTAAGAAGCTCGAGGGCCATGAACGTGGTAACGGGATCGTGGTCTATAATCCCGCCCAGTACGAAAGCCTGGATGAAAGCAACTCGGTTGAGGCTATCCTCAAGGCTCTCGATGACAACCGCTTCCGGCTGCTGTTCCAGCCTATCATCAACCTGCGGGGTGAGGGCGAAGAGCATTACGAGGCCTTCGTTCGCATGCTCGACAAAGACAACGAGGAAGTCTCTCCCTACGACTTCCTGCCCCCGATGGGGCCGAGCGACACGGCCATCAAGATTGACCGCTGGGTGATCCTGCAAACTATCAAACAGCTGGCAAGCCACCGGTCACGGGGTCATGACACCAGGCTGTTCCTGAACATCACCGCCGAGACACTGCAGGACAAAACCTTTACGCCCTGGCTCAGCGTTGCGCTCAAGGCGGCTCGCCTGCCGGGAGACTCACTGATTTTCCAGATCCGTGAAGGCGATGCCAACAACTACATGAAGCAGGCCAAGGAGTTCACCAAAGCAGTACATGAACTTCACAGTAAGGTATCCATTGCCCAGTTTGGCTGCGCCCTGAATCCGTTCAACACGCTCAAGCACATTGACGCCGACTACGTGAAGATTGACGGCTCGTTCACGGAAGAAATCCAGAAGAGCGATGAAGCCAAGGAGCAGGTCAAGGAAATGGTCAAGAGCCTGCAGAATGCCGGCAAGCTCACCATCATACCGCTGGTAGAGAACGCCAGCGTACTGGCAACGCTGTGGCAGGCCGGGGTGAACTATATCCAGGGTTATTACCTGCAGGCGCCAGTACCGGAGATGAACTACGACTTCGGAGACCACTGA
- the parC gene encoding DNA topoisomerase IV subunit A, whose protein sequence is MPEFQTTDEGFERVSLRDYTEKAYLDYSMYVILDRALPNVGDGLKPVQRRIVYAMSELGLKSTSKYKKSARTVGDVLGKFHPHGDSACYEAMVLMAQPFSYRYPLVDGQGNWGSPDDPKSFAAMRYTESRLAAFADVLLGELGQGTVDWTPNFDGTMEEPSVLPARLPHVLLNGTTGIAVGMATDIPPHNVREVTAACIRLLDDPEATVDQLCEHIKGPDFPTYAEIITPRKDLRQIYETGRGSLRMRARWVRESGEIVITDLPHQVSGNRVLEQIAQQMQGKKLPMVADLRDESDHENPTRLVIVPRSNRVDLDGLMAHLFASTDLEKTYRVNINVIGNDGRPGVKGLHQILTEWLAFRKTTVTRRLQHRLDKVLARLHILEGLLIAYLNIDEVIEIIRTEDKPKAELMSRFGLSADQAEAILELKLRHLAKLEEMKIRGEQDELAAERDELQAILGSEDRLRELIKTELQQDAETYGDDRRSPIVAREEAKAFSEIDLVSNDPVTVVLSEKGWVRAAKGHDIDPSGLSYKSGDRFALAARGRNNQQAIFLDSTGRAYALMAHSLPSARGQGEPLTGRINPPSGATFSGLLMGNPERKALLVTDGGYGFVTSLNDMISKNRAGKAVVSVPKGARIMPPVLIPETATTLYLAAISNEGRMLVFPLSELPELAKGKGNKIISIPSARVQNREEYVVAAAVFGEEDQLEVKAGKRKLGLRFADLEHYLGERGRRGHKLPRGLQRVDGIDVIPSAARAQEEAQDVEGTDSE, encoded by the coding sequence ATGCCAGAGTTTCAGACAACGGATGAAGGTTTCGAAAGAGTATCGCTACGGGATTATACCGAGAAGGCCTACCTCGACTACTCCATGTACGTGATCCTGGACCGTGCATTGCCCAACGTAGGGGATGGGCTCAAGCCGGTGCAGCGTCGGATTGTTTATGCCATGTCGGAGCTGGGGCTGAAATCCACCTCCAAGTACAAGAAATCTGCCCGTACCGTTGGTGATGTGCTGGGTAAGTTCCACCCCCATGGTGACAGCGCCTGCTATGAAGCCATGGTGCTGATGGCGCAGCCGTTCTCCTATCGCTACCCGTTGGTGGATGGTCAAGGTAACTGGGGCTCCCCGGACGACCCGAAATCGTTCGCCGCCATGCGTTACACCGAATCCCGCCTGGCTGCCTTTGCCGATGTTCTGCTGGGTGAGTTGGGGCAGGGAACCGTGGACTGGACGCCGAACTTTGATGGCACCATGGAAGAACCGTCCGTTCTGCCAGCCCGGTTGCCTCATGTGCTGCTGAACGGCACCACCGGCATTGCCGTGGGCATGGCCACTGACATTCCGCCGCACAATGTGCGCGAGGTCACAGCCGCCTGCATTCGTCTATTGGATGACCCGGAAGCCACCGTTGACCAGCTCTGTGAACACATCAAGGGCCCGGATTTTCCCACCTATGCGGAAATTATTACCCCTCGCAAGGATTTGAGACAGATCTATGAAACCGGCCGCGGCTCTCTGCGTATGAGAGCGCGCTGGGTTCGTGAAAGTGGCGAGATCGTGATTACCGATCTGCCACATCAGGTATCCGGTAACCGGGTGCTGGAGCAGATTGCCCAGCAGATGCAGGGCAAGAAGCTGCCCATGGTGGCGGACCTGCGTGACGAATCCGACCATGAGAACCCCACCCGCCTGGTGATCGTGCCCCGGTCCAACCGGGTGGATCTCGATGGTTTGATGGCGCACCTGTTTGCCAGCACTGATCTGGAGAAAACCTACCGGGTCAATATTAACGTGATCGGTAACGATGGCCGCCCGGGTGTAAAAGGGCTTCACCAGATCCTGACCGAGTGGCTGGCGTTCCGAAAGACCACGGTTACCCGTCGCCTGCAACACCGTCTGGATAAGGTTCTGGCCCGGTTACACATTCTCGAAGGCTTGTTAATTGCCTATCTCAACATCGACGAGGTGATTGAGATCATTCGTACCGAAGACAAGCCCAAGGCGGAATTGATGTCCCGGTTCGGACTGTCGGCAGACCAGGCGGAAGCTATCCTTGAGCTTAAATTGCGTCATCTGGCAAAACTCGAGGAAATGAAAATCCGCGGTGAGCAGGACGAACTGGCCGCGGAAAGGGATGAGCTGCAGGCCATTCTGGGCTCGGAAGATCGCCTGCGCGAGCTGATAAAGACCGAACTGCAGCAGGATGCCGAAACCTACGGTGATGACCGCCGTTCCCCAATTGTTGCCCGTGAAGAGGCCAAGGCCTTCAGTGAGATTGACCTGGTGTCCAACGACCCGGTCACTGTGGTGCTGTCGGAGAAGGGTTGGGTGCGGGCTGCCAAAGGGCACGACATTGATCCGTCCGGGCTCAGTTACAAGTCTGGCGACCGCTTTGCGCTGGCTGCCAGGGGCAGAAACAATCAGCAGGCCATTTTCCTCGACAGTACTGGGCGGGCCTATGCTCTCATGGCTCACAGTCTGCCGTCTGCCCGGGGGCAGGGCGAGCCTCTTACCGGCCGGATCAACCCACCGTCCGGGGCGACCTTCTCTGGCCTGCTGATGGGGAATCCGGAGCGTAAAGCGCTGCTGGTCACCGACGGCGGTTATGGTTTTGTGACCTCGTTGAACGACATGATCAGCAAGAATCGAGCTGGCAAGGCGGTGGTGTCTGTGCCTAAAGGGGCGCGAATCATGCCCCCCGTGCTGATCCCAGAGACAGCAACAACCCTTTACCTGGCGGCCATATCCAACGAGGGGCGCATGCTGGTGTTCCCGCTCAGCGAATTGCCGGAACTGGCCAAGGGTAAGGGCAACAAGATCATCAGCATTCCCTCTGCGCGCGTTCAGAATCGTGAGGAATATGTGGTGGCTGCCGCCGTCTTCGGTGAAGAAGACCAACTGGAGGTGAAGGCCGGCAAACGCAAACTGGGTCTGCGTTTTGCCGACCTGGAGCATTATCTGGGTGAGCGTGGCCGGCGTGGTCACAAATTGCCCAGAGGGCTCCAGCGGGTAGACGGCATTGATGTGATTCCGTCTGCCGCCCGTGCTCAGGAAGAAGCTCAGGACGTGGAGGGCACCGACAGTGAGTGA